In the Theobroma cacao cultivar B97-61/B2 chromosome 1, Criollo_cocoa_genome_V2, whole genome shotgun sequence genome, one interval contains:
- the LOC18612684 gene encoding UV-B-induced protein At3g17800, chloroplastic, whose translation MDHSLSLHKAPSLSFFLPSAVKNSQGLHIFTPPNSFSNFTFTYRRSLRTGFTSTPFNDRKVPSVKASAGPSHCDFSSLNAPLEPRSAPGKFLSSVLQNQRQFFHFAAADELKQLAGDRDAAVARMFLSSASDEACLHRRIAQLKEHYCQAAVEDVMYMLIFYKFSEIRVPLVPKLSRCIYNGRLEIWPSKDWELESIHSIEVLEMVREHVSTVIGLRANSSVTDNWATTEIQRLQLGRVYAASILYGYFLKSASSRYHLEKCLALAHQDRLSQRNSLQFPDLLPCGFKSLVFGHVRDMQSVSLGQGPGRQEKNLEELRCYVMGFDPETLQRCAKVKSKEAVNLIEKHSCALFGDEKTGVLETGEVILTSFSSLKRLVLEAVAFGSFLWDIEEYVDTVYKLRDN comes from the exons ATGGACCATAGTCTCTCCCTCCACAAAGCCCCCTCTCTCTCATTCTTTTTACCATCCGCGGTAAAAAACTCGCAGGGGCTCCACATCTTTACCCCTCCGAATTCATTTTCCAACTTCACTTTTACCTACCGGAGATCGCTTAGGACTGGCTTTACTTCTACTCCTTTCAATGACCGGAAGGTACCATCGGTCAAAGCCAGCGCCGGCCCCAGCCACTGTGACTTTAGCAGCTTGAATGCTCCGCTTGAGCCGAGGTCCGCTCCTGGAAAGTTCTTAAGCAGTGTTCTTCAGAACCAGCGACAGTTCTTCCACTTCGCCGCTGCTGATGAACTTAAACAGCTTGCCGGTGATCGTGATGCTGCCGTCGCTCGCATGTTTCTCAGCTCTGCTTCCGATGAAGCCTGTCTGCACAG AAGGATTGCTCAACTGAAAGAACACTACTGCCAAGCTGCTGTGGAAGATGTCATGTATATGCTAATCTTCTACAAATTCTCTGAAATCAGAGTACCTTTGGTTCCAAAGCTCTCCAGGTGCATTTACAATGGTAGACTTGAGATATGGCCTTCAAAAGATTGGGAGCTAGAGTCTATACATAGCATTGAGGTTTTGGAGATGGTTAGGGAACATGTCAGTACTGTTATCGGATTGAGAGCAAACTCCAGTGTCACAGACAACTGGGCTACTACTGAGATCCAACGGCTCCAACTAGGCCGAGTTTATGCAGCCTCCATCTTGTATGGTTACTTTCTCAAATCTGCCTCCTCTAGATACCATCTGGAAAAATGCCTAGCTTTGGCTCATCAAGACCGTCTGAGTCAGAGGAACTCCCTTCAGTTTCCAGATCTGTTGCCTTGTGGATTTAAAAGTCTGGTCTTTGGCCATGTTAGGGACATGCAATCTGTTTCATTGGGTCAAGGGCCAGGTAGACAGGAAAAGAATCTTGAAGAATTAAGGTGTTACGTGATGGGATTTGACCCTGAGACATTGCAGAGATGTGCCAAAGTGAAATCCAAAGAGGCTGTAAATTTGATTGAGAAGCATAGCTGCGCACTCTTTGGAGATGAGAAGACAGGTGTGCTGGAGACTGGTGAGGTGATTTTGACATCCTTTTCAAGCCTGAAGAGGTTAGTTTTGGAAGCTGTTGCATTCGGTTCTTTCCTTTGGGACATAGAAGAATATGTTGACACTGTGTATAAGCTGAGGGACAACTGA